Proteins encoded in a region of the Sander lucioperca isolate FBNREF2018 chromosome 4, SLUC_FBN_1.2, whole genome shotgun sequence genome:
- the gpank1 gene encoding G patch domain and ankyrin repeat-containing protein 1: MAALGFTPASGHDLFSIETTEKSSCETSNVLNGNEVRQFYEHLIKDGEGQDVSRRSAISQKDNGREHQNKQRNRESSRRARRRARAAEMQQGQTDSVVHRVMSGESEANPRRQTSNSERTMELLGLRLLRCAHDGDISGVKDLLSKGVDINFQDTYFWTAMMCASWSGQRAAVRLLLQHGAAWVGVVDTQGRDAKDLALEAGHSEVLEELESYGRSTQRDTQSDSRAPQPQWCGVCCSEYSSSLSSHLSSTLHLFSLRRAPPTPYYCLPPSSNSYKMMVRCGWKPGTGLGPEGEGPQQPVPTVLKRDQKGLGYGQMKRAKVTHFQPRDRDAVKPPSKEKEERGGKGQRKEESRRKELKDKNWERDFRASFYL; encoded by the exons ATGGCTGCATTAGGCTTTACTCCTGCCAGCGGGCACGATCTTTTCAGCATTGAAACAACCGAAAAATCCAGCTGTGAAACAAGCAACGTACTTAATGGGAATGAGGTCAGGCAGTTTTACGAACATTTAATAAAAGATGGCGAAGGGCAAGATGTATCCAGGAGGAGTGCAATTAGCCAGAAAGATAATGGCAGAGAGCATCAGAATAAACAGAGGAACAGAGAGTCCAGTAGAAGAGCGAGGAGGAGAGCCAGGGCTGCAGAGATGCAGCAGGGTCAAACAGATTCTGTGGTGCACAGAGTGATGAGTGGCGAAAGTGAAGCCAACCCAAGAAGACAGACAAGCAATTCAGAAAGAACCATGGAGCTCCTGGGGCTCAGGTTGCTGCGTTGTGCCCATGATGGGGACATCTCTGGCGTTAAAGACCTGCTCTCAAAAGGGGTCGACATCAACTTCCAG GATACTTACTTCTGGACGGCGATGATGTGTGCAAGCTGGTCGGGACAAAGAGCTGCGgtgaggctgctgctgcaacacggAGCAGCCTGGGTCGGAGTTGTTGATACACAGGGCAGGGATGCCAAAGACCTGGCGCTGGAAG CGGGCCACAGTGAGGTATTGGAGGAGTTGGAGAGCTATGGGAGAagtacacagagagacacacaatcTGATAGCAG GGCCCCCCAGCCTCAGTGGTGCGGTGTGTGTTGTAGCGAGTACAGCAGTAGCCTGTCATCACATCTCTCCTCCACTCTACATCTGTTCAGTCTGCGGCGTGCTCCACCCACCCCTTACTACTGCCTCCCCCCCTCCAGCAACAGCTACAAGATGATGGTTCGTTGCGGCTGGAAACCAGGGACAGGACTAGGGCCAGAGGGAGAGGGGCCTCAACAGCCAGTGCCAACTGTGCTGAAGAGAGACCAGAAAGGCCTGGGGTATGGACAGATGAAAAGAGCCAAAGTTACTCACTTCCAACCCAGGGATCGTGACGCAGTAAAACCACCATccaaggagaaagaggagagaggaggaaaaggacagagaaaagaagaaagtagGAGAAAGGAGCTAAAAGATAAGAACTGGGAAAGAGATTTTCGTGCCTCTTTTTATCTTTGA